From a region of the Spelaeicoccus albus genome:
- a CDS encoding glycoside hydrolase 5 family protein yields MPQSTPQPPSPRWGVNYTPRNSWFHSWLDLNLDDVRADFDAIAGLGVDHVRIFPLWPILQPSRSLINAKAVGDVGRVIDAAAERGLDVAIDALQGHLSSFDFLPSWTRTWHRRNIFTDPAVVAAQADLITALGRAAASRPNVIGLTVGNETNQFSAGRHPDPDAVTTGQMSEWLGRMLDASRSGQPAGMHQHSFDDEAFFNDTSAVTPSMAGRIGDTTAVHSWVFTGVARHYGAGHPAVPNFADYLVQLGSAWSGPGRPVWLQEIGAPAPIVPATDAAGFLDSSIRNTMDSPGLWGVTWWCSHDVDRGLADFPELEYSLGLIDSGGAVKPAGAAFAELIADQRAHPVPPRPRTVAVAFDDAESQRSLTAPGGPVLDTWIDLVRGGIRPTLVRSSLATDAAHLAARGVTEVVSAR; encoded by the coding sequence ATGCCGCAGTCGACGCCTCAGCCGCCATCGCCGCGTTGGGGCGTCAATTACACGCCTCGCAATTCGTGGTTCCACTCGTGGCTCGATCTGAACCTGGACGACGTGCGCGCCGACTTCGATGCGATCGCCGGTTTGGGAGTCGACCATGTGCGGATCTTCCCGCTTTGGCCGATCTTGCAGCCGTCGCGCAGCCTGATCAACGCCAAGGCGGTCGGTGACGTCGGACGCGTCATCGACGCCGCGGCCGAGCGCGGGCTGGACGTGGCAATCGATGCCTTGCAGGGCCACCTGTCCAGCTTCGACTTCCTGCCGTCGTGGACGCGGACCTGGCATCGGCGCAACATCTTCACCGATCCGGCAGTCGTGGCGGCGCAAGCCGACCTGATCACGGCCCTCGGGCGCGCGGCCGCAAGCCGACCGAACGTGATCGGGTTGACGGTCGGCAACGAGACGAACCAGTTCTCCGCCGGCAGACATCCGGATCCCGATGCCGTGACCACCGGGCAGATGTCCGAGTGGCTGGGACGCATGCTGGACGCATCCCGCAGCGGGCAGCCGGCCGGCATGCATCAGCATTCGTTCGACGACGAGGCCTTCTTCAATGACACGTCTGCCGTGACGCCGTCGATGGCCGGCCGAATCGGGGATACGACTGCCGTGCATTCGTGGGTGTTCACCGGCGTGGCCCGGCATTATGGCGCCGGGCACCCGGCAGTGCCCAACTTCGCCGACTACCTGGTCCAGTTGGGCAGTGCCTGGTCGGGCCCCGGCCGGCCCGTCTGGTTGCAGGAGATCGGCGCCCCCGCCCCCATCGTGCCGGCGACCGACGCGGCCGGCTTCCTCGATTCGAGCATTCGCAACACGATGGATAGTCCGGGGTTGTGGGGTGTCACCTGGTGGTGCTCGCACGACGTCGACAGGGGCCTCGCGGACTTCCCGGAACTCGAGTATTCCCTCGGGCTGATCGATTCCGGCGGTGCCGTCAAGCCGGCCGGGGCCGCGTTTGCCGAGCTGATCGCGGACCAACGAGCCCACCCCGTCCCGCCCCGACCGCGAACCGTCGCGGTCGCTTTCGACGACGCCGAGTCGCAGCGGTCGCTGACGGCGCCCGGCGGCCCCGTGCTGGACACCTGGATCGATCTTGTCCGCGGCGGCATCCGGCCCACACTGGTCCGGTCGAGCCTGGCGACGGACGCCGCGCATCTGGCCGCGCGCGGCGTCACCGAGGTGGTCTCGGCGCGCTAA